aaatcataaataaacaagaggtGTTTAATGTGATTCTGGTTTCACAGAACATAAACCAACCTGAAAGGTGGCGGGTGGAAACAGGTTGGGCTTCAGATTTAGCGGCATCCATTGACTGAATGACCTCAGACAGAAGTATTACAGGCTCCGTCTTGTCAACGTTTTCATTTTGAGTATCCATGGTGACGTTCACGTCACCAGCATCTACTCCATCTTGAGCTGCATCCAAGCACATATTCTTTAAACCTTCTACCACAGTCTCTGCGTCATCGCTGGCCTTCCCATCTTCAGAAGTACAAAGCTTTGGATCAGCTGAGGTTTTTCCTCCAGGTACTCCTGACTGTTCTTCAGAAGTCAGCATAACCTCTTGGGTGGTCAATTCTTCGGCTGAAATGAAGAACTGATTTTCCTCTCCAGCAATAACTGCTCCTTCACAAATATGCAGCTCTGAAGAAACACTCACAGCCTCAGCAGATTGCAAAGACTCATTGAGAGGTGCCAAACCAGCTGAAGCTCCTGCTACTTCAGCAGTGAGCCCTTGCTGAGACAAAGGTATTGGGTTCAACCCACTTGCTTCCATTTCCCTGGTCACTTCTTGGTTTGCAGCTACACCATTTGCTTGGTCACAGGTAGCCTGACTGCGAGCTTCTTCTGCAGAAGCGCTCTCTTTAGCTTGAGCAGAGGTTTCTGGGGGGTTCTCCAGTGGGATTGCCTTGCTCGCAGTGGAAACAGCTATCACAGGAGGAAATTCATTCAATACTAAGAACATTGTGACGGGGTGTAGGGCATTCACCGTGATGACTTGAGGACCAAGACTACGAGCTTCAACacgacaaggaaaaaaaaataaaataaaattgtgcTCCACACGTGAAGAAGAATTTGTGTATGTGAGAAAGTTGCAGCAATGCAGGAATCAGCccagttttttgttgttaaatATGCTCCcaaaatccccccaaaacaaaactgtgctCAAGTCCTAAAATACGTGCAATG
This region of Maylandia zebra isolate NMK-2024a linkage group LG20, Mzebra_GT3a, whole genome shotgun sequence genomic DNA includes:
- the naca gene encoding nascent polypeptide-associated complex subunit alpha isoform X2; protein product: MPGEATETVPVTEQEMQQPQVETAVSTASKAIPLENPPETSAQAKESASAEEARSQATCDQANGVAANQEVTREMEASGLNPIPLSQQGLTAEVAGASAGLAPLNESLQSAEAVSVSSELHICEGAVIAGEENQFFISAEELTTQEVMLTSEEQSGVPGGKTSADPKLCTSEDGKASDDAETVVEGLKNMCLDAAQDGVDAGDVNVTMDTQNENVDKTEPVILLSEVIQSMDAAKSEAQPVSTRHLSGSGTESDSDDSVPELEEQDSAQTQTQQAQLAAAAEIDEEPVSKAKQSRSEKKARKAMSKLGLRQVTGVTRVTIRKSKNILFVITKPDVYKSPASDTYIVFGEAKIEDLSQQAQLAAAEKFKVPGETVSNVQENTQTPTVQEESEEEEVDETGVEVKDIELVMSQANVSRAKAVRALKNNNNDIVNAIMELTM